From the genome of Variovorax sp. RA8, one region includes:
- a CDS encoding NAD(P)/FAD-dependent oxidoreductase yields MRLANGIEQHPPPPVGPKGPVLDIAVIGSGISGLSAAWLLGQRHQVTVFEADGRPGGHSHTVELPGPAGAVAVDTGFIVYNESAYPNLSALFAHLGVATDPTDMSFAVSLDGGALEYAGTDLRALFAQRRNLVSPRFWSMLRDVVRFYRRAPADAGSFGLMPLDAYLDLHGYGRAFREDHLYPMAAAIWSTSPARIGEYPTESFVRFCENHQLLALGRRPAWRTVRGGSRRYVERLTNGLGRRLRLGSAVVRVQGGAGGVLVQTADRPTPERFDHVVIATHADQALRLLADADAEERRLLGAFGYTRNHAVLHGDIAVMPRRRGLWSSWNYTGARGVEEAPRVSYWMNRLQQLPGAAALFLTLNPKDEPGQVLHSEVYEHPLFNAAAIRAQRELWSLQGRRSVWFCGAYFGSGFHEDGLQAGLAVAEALGGVRRPWTVADESGRIHRHAILARAS; encoded by the coding sequence ATGCGCCTCGCGAACGGCATCGAACAACATCCGCCACCGCCCGTGGGTCCGAAGGGTCCCGTGCTCGACATCGCCGTCATCGGCAGCGGGATCTCCGGTCTGTCGGCCGCGTGGCTGCTGGGGCAGCGGCACCAGGTGACGGTGTTCGAGGCCGATGGCCGGCCCGGCGGCCACAGCCACACGGTCGAGCTTCCCGGCCCGGCCGGCGCCGTCGCGGTCGATACCGGCTTCATCGTCTACAACGAGTCGGCCTACCCGAACCTGAGCGCGCTTTTCGCACACCTCGGCGTGGCGACCGATCCCACCGACATGTCGTTCGCGGTGAGCCTGGACGGCGGCGCCCTGGAATACGCCGGCACCGACCTGCGCGCCCTCTTCGCACAGCGCCGCAACCTGGTCAGCCCGCGCTTCTGGTCGATGCTGCGCGACGTCGTGCGCTTCTACCGCCGGGCGCCGGCGGATGCAGGGTCCTTCGGCCTCATGCCGCTGGACGCCTACCTCGACCTGCACGGCTACGGGCGCGCCTTTCGCGAGGACCATCTCTATCCGATGGCTGCCGCGATCTGGTCCACCTCGCCGGCGCGCATCGGCGAGTATCCGACCGAGTCCTTCGTGCGCTTCTGCGAGAACCACCAGCTGCTGGCACTCGGCCGGCGCCCCGCGTGGCGAACGGTGCGCGGCGGCAGCCGACGCTATGTCGAGCGCCTGACGAACGGGCTGGGACGACGCCTGCGTCTGGGCAGCGCAGTGGTCCGGGTGCAGGGCGGCGCGGGCGGCGTGCTCGTGCAGACGGCGGACCGGCCGACGCCCGAGCGTTTCGACCACGTCGTGATCGCGACCCATGCCGACCAGGCGCTGCGCCTGCTGGCCGATGCCGACGCCGAAGAGCGCAGGCTGCTCGGCGCCTTCGGATACACCCGCAACCACGCCGTGCTCCATGGCGACATCGCCGTGATGCCCCGGCGACGGGGCCTATGGTCGAGCTGGAACTACACCGGCGCACGAGGCGTCGAGGAAGCGCCTCGCGTGAGCTACTGGATGAACCGCCTGCAGCAGCTGCCCGGCGCCGCTGCGCTGTTCCTCACGCTGAATCCCAAGGACGAGCCGGGACAGGTGCTCCACAGCGAGGTCTACGAGCATCCCCTCTTCAACGCCGCCGCCATTCGGGCCCAGCGCGAGCTCTGGTCGCTGCAGGGCCGGCGCAGCGTCTGGTTCTGCGGCGCCTACTTCGGCTCGGGCTTCCACGAAGACGGGCTGCAGGCCGGACTCGCCGTGGCCGAGGCGCTGGGCGGCGTGCGCCGACCCTGGACGGTCGCCGACGAGTCGGGTCGCATCCACCGGCATGCGATCCTGGCCCGCGCTTCATGA
- a CDS encoding DUF2177 family protein encodes MSIRQFLIAYATSALVFLAIDATWLATMAGRLYRPAIGHLMRPDVDVKAAVIFYTLYVAGIVIFAVAPALESRSWTSALGRGALLGLFAYATYDLTNQATLRDWPWRLTLVDLAWGAVVTAAAAAAGCRLVLAFGGPAR; translated from the coding sequence ATGTCCATCCGCCAGTTCCTCATCGCCTATGCCACCTCGGCCCTCGTGTTCCTGGCGATCGACGCCACCTGGCTGGCCACGATGGCCGGCCGCCTGTATCGCCCTGCAATCGGCCACCTCATGCGGCCCGACGTCGACGTGAAGGCGGCCGTGATCTTCTACACGCTGTATGTCGCAGGCATCGTGATCTTTGCGGTGGCTCCGGCGCTGGAGAGCCGGTCGTGGACGTCGGCCCTGGGCCGGGGAGCCCTGCTCGGCCTGTTCGCCTATGCGACCTACGACCTCACCAACCAGGCCACGCTCAGGGATTGGCCTTGGCGACTGACCCTGGTCGACCTGGCTTGGGGCGCCGTCGTCACGGCGGCCGCTGCGGCGGCGGGCTGCCGCCTGGTGCTGGCTTTCGGCGGCCCGGCTCGCTGA
- the ruvC gene encoding crossover junction endodeoxyribonuclease RuvC: protein MRILGIDPGLQTTGFGVVDMDGHALRYVASGTISTRSVLKGELPARLKVLYDGIGEIVATYRPDAAAVEIVFVNVNPQSTLLLGQARGACITALVTNALPVAEYTALQMKQAVAGHGRAAKPQVQEMVRRLLQLPGVPGSDAADALGIAITHAHVGNSMARIGQAAVLTRGTLSAYRGGRTR from the coding sequence ATGCGCATCCTCGGCATCGACCCCGGCCTGCAGACCACCGGCTTCGGCGTGGTGGACATGGACGGCCATGCGCTGCGCTACGTCGCCAGCGGCACCATCAGCACCCGCAGCGTGCTCAAGGGCGAGCTGCCGGCGCGGCTCAAGGTGCTGTACGACGGCATCGGCGAGATCGTGGCGACCTACCGGCCCGATGCGGCGGCGGTGGAGATCGTGTTCGTCAACGTCAATCCGCAATCCACCCTGCTGCTCGGCCAGGCGCGCGGCGCCTGCATCACTGCGCTGGTGACGAACGCCCTGCCCGTGGCCGAGTACACCGCCCTGCAGATGAAGCAGGCTGTGGCCGGCCATGGCCGCGCCGCCAAGCCGCAGGTGCAGGAAATGGTGCGGCGCCTGCTGCAACTGCCCGGCGTGCCGGGCAGCGACGCCGCCGACGCGCTGGGCATCGCGATCACCCATGCGCACGTGGGCAACTCGATGGCGCGGATCGGCCAGGCCGCAGTGCTGACGCGCGGCACCCTCAGCGCGTACCGCGGAGGCCGCACGCGCTGA
- a CDS encoding ChrR family anti-sigma-E factor: protein MIRHHPPDDLLLSMAAGTLSAGPALVVASHLETCADCRSRLRSLETAGGVMLEALAPEMLSSQALARTLAAIDAPPRRAPAPAVAPRARPPLPPGMAWPRALEACSATPWRWLGPGMRWSRLVLPADPQAKLFLLRIGAGMSLAPHTHSDCELTQVLHGAFHDGRDLFGAGDFDAADDSVHHQPMVQNGGDCICLASVEGRMRFDSRLARTLAALIGM from the coding sequence ATGATCCGCCACCACCCGCCCGACGATCTGCTGCTGTCGATGGCGGCCGGCACCTTGTCCGCAGGACCCGCGCTGGTCGTGGCCAGTCACCTCGAGACCTGCGCCGATTGCCGCAGCCGGTTGCGTTCGCTGGAGACCGCCGGCGGCGTGATGCTGGAGGCGTTGGCGCCCGAGATGCTCTCCTCCCAGGCGCTGGCGAGGACCCTGGCGGCCATCGATGCCCCGCCGCGTCGTGCGCCCGCACCGGCCGTTGCGCCAAGGGCGCGGCCGCCGCTGCCGCCCGGCATGGCCTGGCCGCGCGCGCTGGAGGCCTGCAGCGCGACCCCCTGGCGCTGGCTGGGCCCCGGCATGCGCTGGAGCCGGCTGGTGCTGCCGGCCGATCCGCAGGCCAAGCTGTTCCTGCTGCGCATTGGCGCGGGCATGAGCCTGGCCCCTCACACGCACAGCGATTGCGAGCTCACGCAGGTGCTGCATGGCGCTTTCCATGACGGCCGCGACCTGTTCGGTGCGGGGGACTTCGATGCCGCCGACGACTCCGTCCACCACCAGCCGATGGTGCAGAACGGTGGCGACTGCATCTGCCTGGCCTCGGTCGAGGGCCGCATGCGCTTCGACAGCCGGCTGGCGCGAACGCTGGCCGCGCTGATCGGCATGTAG
- a CDS encoding phosphatidate cytidylyltransferase encodes MNEYLRQLSPTHQVAALFFIVFGLLVVVSTVAFLLTFRERRNPQHDERWQRELAHFRRLLGTTWFMAVIFWIGWALGETVATVLFALISFFALREFITLSPTRRGDHRSLILAFFVVLPIQFWLVATARFDLFTVFIPVYVFLAIAVVSALADDPNHFLERNAKLQWGIMVCVYGMSHVPALLLLSFPGYEGKSAFLVFFLVFVVQTCVLVQHLIARRTGLPGSVDGDEAPRGFLKRTGDWLFRDAPAAPHVSSSFNWRGWAIGMAIASLVGAMFSFITPFRFGQALAVSLLACVAGSMGHLVMKALKRDRGIPSWGGRGMGVTGANGLLDRVDALCFAAPVFFHSVRWYFDA; translated from the coding sequence ATGAACGAATACCTCCGCCAGCTCTCGCCCACCCACCAGGTCGCGGCCCTGTTCTTCATCGTCTTCGGCCTGCTCGTGGTGGTGAGCACCGTGGCCTTCCTGCTGACCTTCCGCGAGCGCCGCAACCCGCAGCACGACGAGCGCTGGCAGCGCGAGCTTGCGCACTTCCGCCGCCTGCTGGGCACCACCTGGTTCATGGCGGTGATCTTCTGGATCGGCTGGGCCCTGGGCGAGACGGTGGCCACGGTGCTGTTCGCGCTGATCTCCTTCTTCGCGCTGCGCGAGTTCATCACGCTGTCGCCCACCCGGCGCGGCGACCACCGCAGCCTGATCCTCGCCTTCTTCGTGGTGCTGCCGATCCAGTTCTGGCTGGTCGCGACGGCGCGCTTCGACCTGTTCACCGTGTTCATCCCGGTCTACGTCTTCCTCGCCATTGCGGTGGTGAGCGCGCTGGCCGATGACCCGAACCACTTCCTCGAGCGCAACGCCAAGCTGCAGTGGGGCATCATGGTCTGCGTCTACGGCATGAGCCATGTGCCGGCGCTGCTGCTGCTCTCCTTCCCGGGCTACGAGGGCAAGAGCGCCTTCCTGGTGTTCTTCCTGGTCTTCGTGGTGCAGACCTGCGTGCTGGTGCAGCACCTGATTGCGAGGCGCACCGGTCTGCCCGGCAGCGTGGACGGCGACGAAGCTCCCCGAGGCTTTTTGAAGCGTACTGGCGACTGGCTTTTCAGGGACGCGCCGGCCGCGCCGCACGTGAGCAGCAGCTTCAACTGGCGCGGCTGGGCCATCGGGATGGCGATCGCGAGCCTGGTCGGCGCGATGTTCTCCTTCATCACGCCCTTCCGCTTCGGCCAGGCGCTGGCCGTGTCCCTGCTCGCCTGCGTGGCCGGCTCCATGGGTCACCTGGTGATGAAGGCGCTCAAGCGCGACCGCGGCATCCCCAGCTGGGGCGGGCGCGGCATGGGCGTGACGGGCGCCAACGGCCTGCTGGACCGCGTCGATGCGCTGTGCTTCGCGGCCCCGGTGTTCTTCCACTCGGTGCGCTGGTACTTCGACGCCTAG
- a CDS encoding SAM-dependent methyltransferase: MSTSSPTPQDPSGLLDAMATTKPSIAPLSALAARPLRHLVARLLRGLQFGILAIELPDGERLEARGAAPGPHASVVLHRWRPLLRLLLQGDIGLACSYRDGDWSSPDLAALLASGLRNEPSWAGSLDAALPARWLHRLRHLARRNTRRGSRHNIAFHYDLGNDFYAQWLDEELIYSSALYARGDESLEVAQAAKLDRILDLLSLETDTSVLEIGCGWGALAVAMARRHRARVTGLTLSVEQLAHARRRAVDEGVAARVDLRLQDYRDIGGQYDRIVSIEMLEAVGEDYWPLYFDILRRRLKPDGVAVLQVITIADAHFARYRDAADFIQRFIFPGGMLPSEAALHAHVERAGMVMEKALSFGESYAATLVQWRERFLRAWPAIEKLGFDTSFRRLWEYYLCYCEAGFRAGRVDVGLYRLRFPGRP, translated from the coding sequence ATGAGCACTTCATCTCCCACGCCGCAAGACCCTTCGGGCCTGCTCGACGCGATGGCGACGACCAAGCCCTCTATCGCGCCCCTGTCAGCCTTGGCCGCGCGCCCTTTGCGCCACCTGGTGGCGCGCCTGCTGCGCGGCCTGCAATTCGGCATACTCGCGATCGAGCTGCCGGACGGCGAACGCCTCGAAGCCCGCGGCGCGGCCCCGGGCCCGCACGCCTCGGTCGTGCTGCATCGCTGGCGTCCGCTGCTTCGTCTGCTGCTGCAGGGGGACATCGGCCTGGCCTGTTCCTATCGTGACGGCGATTGGTCGAGCCCGGACCTGGCCGCGCTGCTGGCGTCGGGCCTGCGCAACGAGCCAAGCTGGGCCGGATCGCTCGACGCCGCCCTGCCGGCACGCTGGCTGCACCGGCTGCGTCACCTCGCAAGGCGCAACACGCGTCGCGGCAGCCGCCACAACATCGCCTTCCACTACGACCTTGGCAACGACTTCTATGCGCAGTGGCTCGACGAGGAGCTGATCTACTCGAGTGCCCTCTACGCCCGCGGCGACGAGTCGCTCGAAGTCGCGCAGGCGGCCAAGCTCGACCGCATCCTGGATCTCCTCTCGCTCGAGACCGATACCTCGGTGCTGGAGATCGGCTGCGGCTGGGGCGCGCTCGCAGTGGCGATGGCAAGACGCCATCGTGCGCGAGTGACCGGCCTGACGCTGTCCGTCGAGCAGTTGGCGCATGCGCGGCGGCGAGCCGTGGACGAGGGCGTGGCAGCGCGGGTGGACCTGCGGCTGCAGGACTACCGCGACATCGGAGGGCAGTACGACCGCATCGTCTCCATCGAGATGCTCGAAGCCGTCGGCGAGGACTACTGGCCGCTGTACTTCGACATCCTTCGCCGCCGGCTGAAGCCCGATGGCGTCGCCGTGCTGCAGGTGATCACCATCGCGGACGCCCACTTCGCTCGCTACCGCGACGCTGCGGACTTCATCCAGCGCTTCATCTTTCCAGGCGGGATGCTGCCGTCGGAAGCCGCACTGCACGCGCATGTTGAACGCGCCGGCATGGTGATGGAAAAGGCGCTGTCCTTTGGCGAAAGCTATGCGGCCACGCTGGTGCAATGGCGGGAGCGCTTCCTGCGCGCGTGGCCTGCCATCGAGAAGCTCGGCTTCGACACGTCCTTTCGCAGGCTCTGGGAGTACTACCTCTGCTATTGCGAGGCCGGCTTCCGTGCGGGGCGGGTCGATGTGGGTCTGTACAGGCTGCGCTTCCCGGGCAGGCCTTGA
- a CDS encoding lysophospholipid acyltransferase family protein: MLAKFTGWVLLGLIRLLTGAQARWWGCPPKAEQRIYFANHQSHLDLVMIWAALPEELRSITRPIAARDYWATTPFKRWITTEVFNAIYVERGGSAPVPAPAPVAAPRERIEPVFEEAMPIVSEPVETVQGELPLASPPADPAPAPQPGSAEALVPLQPLIDALHSGDSIIIFPEGTRGHTGEPQKFKSGLYTLAQMFPDAVLVPAWIDNVQRVMPKGEVVPVPILCSVTFGEPIRLEEGEERRPFLDRAREAVIALRYV, translated from the coding sequence ATGCTTGCAAAGTTCACAGGGTGGGTGCTGCTGGGCCTGATCCGGCTCCTCACCGGTGCCCAGGCGCGCTGGTGGGGCTGCCCGCCCAAGGCCGAGCAGCGCATCTACTTCGCCAATCACCAAAGCCATCTCGACCTGGTGATGATCTGGGCTGCGCTGCCCGAGGAACTGCGCAGCATCACGCGGCCGATCGCGGCGCGCGACTACTGGGCCACGACGCCCTTCAAGCGCTGGATCACCACCGAGGTGTTCAACGCCATCTACGTGGAGCGCGGCGGCAGCGCACCCGTGCCTGCGCCCGCGCCTGTCGCGGCGCCGCGCGAGCGCATCGAGCCCGTTTTCGAAGAGGCGATGCCGATCGTCTCCGAGCCGGTCGAGACGGTGCAGGGAGAGCTGCCGCTGGCATCGCCGCCGGCCGACCCCGCGCCCGCGCCGCAACCGGGCAGCGCCGAAGCGCTGGTGCCGCTGCAGCCGCTGATCGACGCGTTGCACAGCGGCGACTCGATCATCATCTTTCCCGAGGGCACGCGCGGCCACACCGGCGAGCCGCAGAAGTTCAAGTCGGGCCTTTACACGCTGGCGCAGATGTTCCCCGACGCAGTGCTGGTGCCGGCCTGGATCGACAACGTGCAGCGCGTGATGCCCAAGGGCGAGGTGGTGCCGGTGCCGATCCTCTGCTCGGTGACTTTCGGCGAGCCGATCCGCCTCGAGGAAGGCGAGGAGCGCCGCCCCTTCCTCGACCGCGCGCGCGAGGCGGTGATCGCGCTGCGGTACGTGTAG
- the mtgA gene encoding monofunctional biosynthetic peptidoglycan transglycosylase, which yields MKALLRWVLCLLFAAVALEVFFIGRIAAMAVIDPQSTAFQRSEAWQLTTEGRRNGNRSWRQEWVPYGQIAESLKRAVIASEDSEFIYHNGVEWEAIERARQRNDRAEQIAARRAAQMRARGKEPRPVQLRGGSTITQQLAKNLLLSGERTLLRKGQELLLAVTLELLLDKQRILEIYLNSVEWGEGIFGAEAAAQHYFRKPASRLGAQEAARLAVMLPSPKFFERRTQSAYLAGRTATIAARMPSADLP from the coding sequence GTGAAGGCCCTGCTGCGCTGGGTGCTGTGCCTGCTGTTCGCAGCGGTCGCGCTCGAGGTCTTCTTCATCGGCCGCATCGCCGCGATGGCGGTGATCGATCCGCAGTCCACCGCATTTCAGCGCTCCGAAGCCTGGCAGCTCACGACTGAAGGGCGACGTAACGGCAATCGCAGCTGGAGACAGGAATGGGTGCCCTATGGCCAGATCGCCGAAAGCCTGAAGCGCGCCGTGATCGCGAGCGAGGACAGCGAATTCATCTACCACAACGGCGTGGAGTGGGAGGCCATCGAGCGAGCGCGCCAGCGCAATGACAGGGCCGAGCAGATCGCGGCGCGTCGCGCGGCACAGATGCGCGCGCGCGGTAAGGAGCCGCGACCGGTCCAGCTGCGAGGCGGCTCGACCATCACCCAGCAACTTGCGAAGAACCTGCTGCTGTCTGGCGAGCGCACGCTGCTTCGCAAGGGCCAGGAGCTGCTGCTCGCGGTCACGCTGGAGCTGCTGCTGGACAAGCAGCGCATCCTCGAGATCTACCTCAACAGCGTGGAGTGGGGCGAAGGCATCTTCGGTGCCGAGGCCGCCGCGCAGCATTACTTCAGGAAGCCGGCCTCGCGGCTCGGCGCGCAGGAGGCGGCACGGCTGGCGGTGATGCTGCCGAGCCCGAAGTTCTTCGAGCGGCGCACCCAATCGGCCTATCTTGCAGGCCGCACGGCCACGATCGCGGCGCGCATGCCCTCGGCCGATCTGCCCTGA
- a CDS encoding DUF1365 domain-containing protein: MSEHSALYSGSVVHRRLRPVAHRLRYRVFSLLLDLDELPRLARRLRFFSLDRFNLFSLHQGDHGAGGEQGLRPYVEHQLHAAGFATGGAIRLLAMPRILGYAFNPLSVYFCHHPDGGLQAILYEVNNTFGERHSYLIAVDEAQRQGGELTQQCAKRFHVSPFLALDMHYRFGIVAPRAEDERLRIAVTASDAEGPVLTACFDARRRALDDLQLLRAFIACPLLTLKVITAIHWEALRLWAKGLRLHRRPGAPERTVTVVNNKHP, translated from the coding sequence ATGAGCGAACACTCGGCCCTCTACAGCGGCAGCGTCGTGCACCGGCGGCTGCGGCCAGTGGCGCATCGCCTGCGCTACCGCGTGTTCTCGCTGCTGCTCGACCTCGACGAGCTGCCTCGGCTGGCACGCCGGCTGCGATTCTTCTCTCTCGACCGGTTCAATCTCTTCAGCCTGCACCAGGGCGACCACGGTGCTGGCGGCGAACAGGGCCTGCGACCCTACGTCGAACATCAGCTCCACGCCGCAGGATTCGCCACCGGTGGCGCCATCCGCCTGCTGGCCATGCCGCGCATCCTGGGCTACGCCTTCAATCCCTTGAGCGTCTACTTCTGCCACCACCCGGACGGCGGCCTCCAGGCCATCCTCTACGAGGTCAACAACACCTTCGGCGAGCGGCACAGCTACCTCATCGCAGTGGACGAGGCGCAGCGCCAGGGGGGCGAGCTCACCCAGCAGTGCGCGAAACGCTTCCACGTCTCGCCCTTCCTCGCGCTGGACATGCACTACCGTTTCGGCATCGTGGCGCCGCGTGCAGAAGACGAACGGCTGCGCATCGCCGTCACGGCCAGCGACGCCGAGGGTCCGGTGCTCACGGCCTGCTTCGATGCACGGCGGCGGGCGCTCGACGACCTGCAGCTGCTGCGCGCCTTCATCGCCTGCCCGCTGCTCACGCTGAAGGTGATCACGGCCATCCACTGGGAAGCCTTGCGCCTCTGGGCCAAGGGCCTTCGGCTGCATCGGCGTCCGGGCGCGCCCGAACGGACGGTGACCGTCGTCAACAACAAGCATCCATGA
- a CDS encoding sigma-70 family RNA polymerase sigma factor, with the protein MRIAPQSEIAASGPAGLRAPWLSIVTKEERRGSVPTPEELNALFRAVALAGDRQAFAALFKHFAPRVKAYLMLCGTGEAVAEELTQETMVTLWRKAALFDPERAGLSTWIFTIARNLRVDHLRRPGNRTVADEDDQASQIPDPLPALDEQVSARQRESRVRAAMSRLSQDQAHILRLSFFEEHPHARIAEELGLPLGTVKSRVRLAVSHLRRMLEGLEP; encoded by the coding sequence ATGCGCATCGCCCCACAATCAGAGATCGCCGCTTCCGGACCCGCCGGACTGCGAGCACCCTGGCTGTCGATCGTGACCAAGGAAGAGCGTCGAGGATCCGTGCCGACCCCCGAGGAACTCAACGCATTGTTCAGAGCTGTGGCGCTTGCCGGCGACCGGCAGGCTTTCGCGGCCCTGTTCAAGCACTTCGCGCCGCGCGTCAAGGCATACCTGATGCTGTGCGGCACCGGCGAGGCCGTGGCCGAAGAGTTGACGCAGGAAACGATGGTCACCCTCTGGCGCAAGGCGGCCCTGTTCGACCCCGAACGGGCGGGGCTGTCCACCTGGATCTTCACCATCGCCCGCAACCTGCGGGTGGACCACCTGAGGCGCCCGGGCAACCGTACGGTCGCGGACGAGGACGACCAGGCGAGCCAGATCCCCGATCCGCTGCCCGCGCTGGACGAGCAGGTGAGTGCCAGGCAGCGGGAGTCGCGCGTTCGCGCGGCGATGTCCCGCCTCTCGCAAGACCAGGCGCACATCCTGCGGTTGTCATTCTTCGAGGAGCATCCCCATGCCCGGATCGCGGAGGAGCTCGGGCTTCCGCTGGGCACGGTCAAGTCGCGCGTGCGCCTCGCGGTGAGCCACCTGCGCCGGATGCTCGAGGGGCTCGAACCATGA
- the lpxC gene encoding UDP-3-O-acyl-N-acetylglucosamine deacetylase, with the protein MLQQRTLKSITRAVGVGLHSGQRVELTLRPAPIDAGIVFRRVDLPEPVEIPMRVEAVTDTRLASTVSNNGAKVQTVEHLMSACAGLGIDNLLIDITADEVPILDGSASSFVFLLQSAGIELQNAPRRFIRVTRPVEVREGEGHDLKWARLVPYHGFKLSFEIDFDHRVVNASGKRFEFDLGSGSYSRDIARARTFGFTKEVEYMRSKGLALGGGLDNAIVMDDTKVLNAGGLRYDDEFVKHKILDAMGDLYVIGRPLLAAYSAFRSGHALNNKLLRELLAQPDAYEIASFDDQRQAPAGFAEVARAW; encoded by the coding sequence GTGCTCCAGCAACGAACCCTGAAATCCATCACCCGCGCCGTTGGCGTGGGGCTGCACAGCGGCCAGCGGGTCGAGCTCACGCTCAGGCCGGCGCCGATCGATGCCGGCATCGTGTTCCGCCGCGTGGACCTGCCCGAGCCGGTCGAGATCCCGATGCGGGTCGAGGCCGTGACCGACACGCGCCTGGCGTCCACCGTGTCCAACAACGGCGCCAAGGTGCAGACAGTGGAGCACCTGATGTCGGCCTGCGCGGGCCTGGGCATCGACAACCTGCTGATCGACATCACGGCCGACGAGGTGCCGATCCTCGACGGCTCCGCCTCGTCCTTCGTGTTCCTGCTGCAGAGCGCGGGCATCGAGTTGCAGAATGCGCCGCGCCGCTTCATCCGCGTCACCCGGCCGGTCGAGGTTCGGGAGGGCGAGGGGCATGACCTCAAGTGGGCGCGCCTCGTGCCTTACCACGGCTTCAAGCTGAGCTTCGAGATCGACTTCGACCACCGCGTTGTCAACGCCAGCGGCAAGCGCTTCGAGTTCGACCTGGGCTCGGGCTCCTACAGCCGCGACATCGCGCGCGCGCGCACCTTCGGCTTCACCAAGGAGGTCGAGTACATGCGCTCCAAGGGCTTGGCGCTGGGCGGCGGGCTCGACAACGCGATCGTGATGGACGACACCAAGGTGCTCAATGCCGGTGGGTTGCGCTACGACGACGAGTTCGTCAAGCACAAGATCCTCGACGCCATGGGCGACCTCTACGTCATCGGCCGCCCGCTGCTCGCGGCCTACAGTGCCTTCCGCTCGGGCCATGCGCTCAACAACAAGCTGCTGCGCGAGCTGCTGGCCCAGCCGGACGCCTACGAGATCGCCAGCTTCGACGACCAGCGGCAGGCGCCGGCCGGCTTCGCCGAGGTCGCGCGGGCCTGGTAG
- a CDS encoding DUF1295 domain-containing protein: protein MTAAPLLLALAGLALAMGLALLTWLASLVRGDASLADRAWPFLIAGPALLYLGLQPGAGPRTWLMAALGLAWALRLGIYISWRNWGHGEDRRYREMRQRNEPGFGWKSLYLVFGLQALLAWIVSAPFLAAAGSTRPPGWLDAAGAFLAAFGIAFEAIGDAQLARFRADPAHRGEVMDRGLWRYTRHPNYFGEACVWWGLWLMALGASGFQGLWSAISPLLMTGLLLKVSGVRLLEKDIGERRPAYREYMARTSAFVPAPPRRAR, encoded by the coding sequence ATGACTGCTGCGCCGCTGCTGCTCGCACTTGCGGGGCTGGCGCTCGCAATGGGCCTGGCCCTCCTCACGTGGCTCGCCAGCCTCGTGCGCGGCGATGCGAGTCTGGCCGACCGGGCCTGGCCCTTCCTGATCGCAGGCCCGGCGCTGCTCTACCTCGGGCTGCAGCCCGGCGCAGGCCCGCGCACCTGGCTCATGGCGGCCCTCGGGCTGGCATGGGCGCTGCGGCTCGGTATCTACATCAGCTGGCGCAACTGGGGGCATGGAGAGGACCGGCGTTATCGCGAGATGCGGCAGCGCAACGAGCCCGGCTTCGGCTGGAAGAGCCTGTACCTGGTCTTCGGATTGCAGGCCCTCCTGGCCTGGATCGTCTCGGCCCCCTTCCTCGCCGCAGCCGGCTCCACGCGCCCGCCCGGCTGGCTCGACGCCGCGGGCGCCTTCCTGGCCGCGTTCGGCATCGCGTTCGAGGCCATCGGCGACGCGCAGCTCGCGCGCTTCAGGGCTGATCCTGCACACCGCGGCGAAGTCATGGACCGGGGGCTGTGGCGTTACACCCGCCATCCCAACTACTTCGGTGAAGCTTGCGTCTGGTGGGGCCTCTGGTTGATGGCCCTTGGCGCATCGGGATTCCAAGGCTTGTGGAGCGCGATCTCGCCGTTGCTCATGACGGGACTGCTGCTCAAGGTTTCGGGCGTGCGCCTGCTCGAGAAGGATATCGGGGAACGCCGGCCCGCCTACCGCGAGTACATGGCTCGCACCAGCGCTTTCGTGCCGGCGCCGCCTCGCAGGGCGCGTTGA